The following proteins are encoded in a genomic region of Microtus ochrogaster isolate Prairie Vole_2 unplaced genomic scaffold, MicOch1.0 UNK33, whole genome shotgun sequence:
- the Uba5 gene encoding ubiquitin-like modifier-activating enzyme 5 isoform X2, with the protein MNRLFFQPHQAGLSKVEAAEHTLRNINPDVAFEVHNYNITTVEHFEHFMSRISNGGLEDGKPVDLVLSCVDNFEARMAINTACNELGQTWMESGVSENAVSGHIQLMIPGESACFACAPPLVVAANIDEKTLKREGVCAASLPTTMGVVAGILVQNVLKFLLNFGTVSFYLGYNAMQDFFPTMSMKPNPQCDDRNCRKQQEEYKKKAAALPTQEAVPQEEEEIVHEDNEWGIELVSEVSEEELKNSSGPIPTLPEGITVAYTVPKKQEDSVSEVTVEDSGESLEDLMAKMKNM; encoded by the exons ATGAATCGACTTTTCTTCCAGCCTCATCAAGCAGGACTGAGTAAAGTTGAAGCCGCAGAACACACCTTGAG GAACATTAACCCTGATGTCGCATTTGAAGTTCACAACTACAATATCACCACTGTGGAGCACTTTGAGCACTTCATGAGCAGAATAAG TAATGGTGGCTTAGAAGATGGGAAGCCTGTTGACCTAGTTCTTAGCTGTGTGGACAACTTTGAAGCTCGGATGGCCATCAATACA GCTTGTAATGAACTTGGTCAGACGTGGATGGAATCTGGGGTCAGTGAAAATGCAGTTTCCGGGCACATCCAGCTCATGATCCCCGGAGAGTCGGCGTGTTTTGCG TGTGCGCCACCGCTTGTAGTTGCTGCAAATATTGATGAAAAGACCCTGAAACGAGAAGGCGTCTGCGCAGCCAGTCTCCCCACCACCATGGGAGTGGTTGCAGGGATCTTGGTTCAAAACGTATTAAA GTTTCTGTTAAATTTTGGCACTGTCAGTTTTTACCTTGGATACAATGCAATGCAGGATTTTTTCCCTACCATGTCCATGAAGCCAAACCCTCAGTGTGATGACAGAAACTGCAGGAAGCAACAAGAAGAATACAAG AAGAAGGCCGCGGCCCTGCCCACACAGGAGGCTGTaccccaggaggaggaggagatagtCCACGAAGACAACGAGTGGG GTATTGAGCTGGTGTCGGAGGTTTCAGAAGAGGAACTGAAGAACTCTTCAGGTCCCATTCCCACCTTACCTGAAGGAATCACAGTGGCCTACACAGTCCCAAAGAAG CAAGAGGATTCTGTTTCTGAGGTAACAGTGGAAGATTCTGGTGAAAGCTTGGAAGATCTCATGGCCAAGATGAAGAACATGTAG